The following DNA comes from Pseudoalteromonas aliena SW19.
TGTCGCGACCTTGATTTGTTCAATGTCGGTATCTGATTGCCAATGCAAATTATCAAATTGTTCGAAGAAAATACTCAACACTTGTGGGATTGCAGATGCAACGCGAATAGCAAGGCTTTGATAAGTATCAAATGGATGAATGGCTATACTCTGCTGTAACGAAAATTGTAGGGGGTGTTCGCAGCTTAAGCGATAAACAGTTAGTAACAAATTATCTTGATGCTCTCTAATTTGCCAGTAGAGTGGATCAGTACCTTGATAATCTGATAACTTTGCAGGGTAAATTCCATAAGCATTACCATGAAAAAAATCAATAATCGTTTGACTTTGAGTTCCCGCATTAAAACAGCTCAAGGCCATTGATACTTGCCAATCATCGAGTTGTGCAAGCAACGTATCATCATTATTCCATACTGAAAATTGTATATTTTGTGATGTGCAATGTGCTTGCAATTGACCAATTTCGCTTTGCATGTTATTTGTTTGCGTTGGCACTAATACTACAGCGACTAACAACTGGCGCTGTATCAACATATCAATCGTAGGTATAGATAAACAACTTGAAGTAAATAACACCACCTTGCTAATTTGCTCCATAGTGTACCTCTTCGTCAGCTTTCGTCGGCAAAAAACCTGTCAAACCGGTAAGCTTATAATAAAAATCTATTTTATCTTTTTTTGTAAGTAATAAACCATCTACTGCGGGGGCTTTTGGTACAAAATCAATACATACCGAAAACATAGGCAATGGATGCGTAATGCCTGACTGATATTGCTGTAACCAATGCCCATTATACGTCATTACTTCAGCGTAAAGGACAAGCGTTAGTTCACTTACATCAGTGGCTGTTTGAGGAATAGAAACTGTGTTACAGCGTACAACTTGTTGTTCCCCAAGAGCAATTATATCTAGCGTGAGCAAACTATAACGATCAAGAGTTAATATATTTCCCAGCTCAATTCTTTCATTCAACGTATCTTGATTTAATATCGGATTCGCAGCATCGCTTTGCGGTTGCAGCCACTGTTCAACATATTCTCGTTGGCAATTAACTAATGCAGCATTAACCATGATTTTACACGGTAACATTACTCCATGATGGCTTAATTGAGAGGCAAAGTTTCTGCATATACTCAAATGAGCTTCTTTAGAAAAACCATGCTGAAATGCCTCAGCAATAAAAATATCAAACGCTTTGTTACCTTTAAACAAAGCAGCATCAGCCTCGTAAATGCCATCGATATAGTCATTAAGTTGCAACTCATTAACTAACACCTTGAGAGATTTGATCGCTCCAGGTTGAATATCGACTAAAGAAATGCGTACTTTTTGTGGTGAAATAATTTTTTGCTGATCCATATACAGCAAAATAGGTAATAATAACGGGGCGAATGGCCCACAAGCTGGGTAGACAATATTTATTTGCGAATCCCGTTGTTGTAAATCATTAATAAGCTCAAAAATCCCTTTGTAGAAACGGGTGTTGCGATGTACATCTTTTATTGTTGTTGTGCAGTTTAAAACCGACATCACTAGGCCATGTTGATTAATATACTGTTTTGTCATTTCAACTTCATGCAATTGAGCTTGCCTAAGGACTTTCATTGCTTCTTCGTAAGCGTCAACAAAAAGTTTTTCAATTAACACAGCATCGTCTCTTTCAGTCAGTGCTTGATCTGCGATTGCTAAAAAAGACTGCTGTAGAGTCAACGCTGTAGCTGGTTGCTGTTTAAGCAAACTAATTTGATCGCGCAGTGCCTGATTAAGTAACCCAGTTACAACTGGCTCTTCACTAATACATGCGGCTGACTTAGACAATTGATGGTGTAGCACCACACACTCCTTATAATTTATAATATATATTTCTTAGCGTACAATGATGTAGCAATTAAACTGTGAAGCCATCCATTTTATCAATATTATTGATTGCACAACTTGATCATGTATGGCCTCAAAAGCGTTCACTAATTAAAGGTGTTCAACTTGGGCGTTGTTCAGTTGTTAATTTAGATTTTAGAAGAGACTCAAGCTGGGTATGTATTGAATGTTTTAATAGCTCATCAATGCGGGGCTCTGCATATTCCAAACACGCTTTAGGGTGAGAGCTATATGTTTTCATAATTAAGCATTTCCTTGGACTTTGATTACCATGTAAAATATTCATTCGTTAATACTACATTCAGCTAACATTTTAACCCACAAGGCTTAGAACGCAATTTTTTTTGCATAAATATCAATAATAGTTACTTTAAATAATAAACTAAGAAGAAATTACTAAATCATTGATTAAATGGCATTTATAAAAAACAATATGCCACAAACTTGCTGTAAAAAATATTACACTTTATTACACGGCATTGTTTATTACTCATAGCGAGTCTTTAGCTACTTACTTTAATGGAGCCATGTTTATATATTGTACAATACGAGGTCTACTTCCCTTATTTGGACAACTACCGTGCGGTAATGTATGTCGCCAAACAATTAAGCTACCTGCTTTTGCCGCTAATGGAGTGCTGTGGCATTTATCGAAATCAAAAGAGTGTGGATTAGTATTTTTAGGTAAGTTAGCTAGCCAGTTATCTATTTTTTTATGAAAGCCAGGTACACAACTAAACGCACCTTGCTCAGCGGCAACGTCAGTAAGGTACAACAACCCTTGCGTTGCAAAGGTGAGTGGTTTATTAAAGTTTATATCCCAGTGAAGATTTGGCCCAGGAAACTGCCAACTTTCTGTCTGCGGTGGATTAAAACTAATCCTATCAGTGCTTACTATTAAGTTTTCTCTTCCCCAAAGTTGCTCAAAAACATCTCGAACTTGAGGAAGAGAGCGTATAACTTGCATGGTTATATCATTAAATATTTGTACCATAATCCCCTGTTTATGCGCATGACAGCTATACCATGAAGCGGGGTTGTTTTTATCCATTTTTAAACGTTCATAAAGCATATTACAAACGTCTTCACATAATTTTTTTGACACCAACGCTGGAATAATAACATAACCATTATCATCCCAGCTTTGCCACTGCAGTGGCGTTAAAATATAGTGACGAGGCGTCTCTACTGATGCTGTTTCATTTTTTATGTCTGTTTCCTCAAAAAATGAAACAATGTTTTTATTAAGCTGATTTCTTTTTGCGTTTGAAATAACTCTGCCATGCACTTTTTTTACCCAATTTTCAAATTCGAAAAAACTATCACTCGCAAAAATAGACTCTATAGCCGGAGTGAGCCCTAAACCTAAAGTGTCAATGATCATGACATCAAGCGACCATTCGTCTTCTATTATTTTTTTATCCGCACAGCCTTGTTTTTGTAACTGTGCTTTGTGCCACATTCGCTTTAATTGAAATAGGCCTAAGCCCCCAGTTTCTTTATAACAAGGAAGTGTATTCTGCGTTATTGTGTGCGGAGGTGGCACTTTTGCTATCAACTCATTTTGCATAATAACTCCTTTTTCTTGCCTGATTTCAGACAACTAGAACACCTTAAATTGATTTCTTAACGCTGACTAAACTTAATTAGAATAGAGTGCTATATTATTGCAAGCAACTATTTTTGTAGCTAAATACAGAGAGTGATATGGATAGTGAGTTACTGAACAGATACCGCAATGCGATTACACATTTGCTAAATGAGCCAGCCGATGCGGGCTTGATGAAGCCTTTTATCAACGATTTAAAAAATTACTTAGGGAATATTACGTCTATTTCAACTGACTTAGATATGAATGACTGGAATGATGAAAATACATCCCAAGGCGTTGCAATTTCTCCCGTACAAGCAGCTAAATGCATAGAAGAAACTCTTCGTACGCAAATCTTTATGCAAGGTGTTAAACTCGCTATTGAAGAACGTTTAAAAGCAACGACTGATGATATTCATGTTCTTTATGCCGGTACAGGTCCTTATGGCACGTTACTTATTCCTTATTTAGGTCTTGCCACAAACTCACGTATAAAAGTCACACTCATTGACATTCATCCAGAAAACATCAGTGCAATTAAAAAGCTAGTAAAGCACTTTTCAATCACCCAAAACATTGTTGCAATTACGTGTGATGACGCAACTTGCTGGCAAGCGCCCCCCTCTCAGCAATTTGACATCATTATTTCAGAAACTATGACAGCGCTATTAAAGCGAGAACCTCAAGTGTTCATTTTCTCTCATTTATACCAATACCTGCATAATTCTGGCACCTTGATCCCACAAAATATTTCTTTAAAGGCATGGCTAACACCTTTTAAATCTTTAATGTCTGCAGAAGCTAATACTACAGATGACATACTCCTAAAAGAGTTTTATTGCTTAAACATCGACGAAGCAAGGCGTTTAAATGCAGGAGACGCATCTTCTTTCAAAGGTAATATGCTGATCCCAAATGGCGTTGATACTAATTACAGACTCAAACTAACAACCGACATTCAAGTATACAAACACCATAAACTAACGGAAAATCAATGTAGTTTAAATATACCGCTTATTTTTTTACCTCATGATGCGCAGCTTCGTGGCGGTGAAGCTATTCATTATGAATACATAACACCTAACAATGCAGACTTTATATTTACATTCCCAATAAAAAACACGATTAAAACGATGAATGAATTGGCAAGATTTACAGATCTCAATAACTTGGGATTGCCTGGTGTAAAGCGTATGTTTGAGCATGCGCAAGCAGCTAAATCCGGTCACCCTTTTAGTATTGCCGACGATGAATGGGCA
Coding sequences within:
- a CDS encoding phytanoyl-CoA dioxygenase family protein; the protein is MQNELIAKVPPPHTITQNTLPCYKETGGLGLFQLKRMWHKAQLQKQGCADKKIIEDEWSLDVMIIDTLGLGLTPAIESIFASDSFFEFENWVKKVHGRVISNAKRNQLNKNIVSFFEETDIKNETASVETPRHYILTPLQWQSWDDNGYVIIPALVSKKLCEDVCNMLYERLKMDKNNPASWYSCHAHKQGIMVQIFNDITMQVIRSLPQVRDVFEQLWGRENLIVSTDRISFNPPQTESWQFPGPNLHWDINFNKPLTFATQGLLYLTDVAAEQGAFSCVPGFHKKIDNWLANLPKNTNPHSFDFDKCHSTPLAAKAGSLIVWRHTLPHGSCPNKGSRPRIVQYINMAPLK
- a CDS encoding SAM-dependent methyltransferase, with product MDSELLNRYRNAITHLLNEPADAGLMKPFINDLKNYLGNITSISTDLDMNDWNDENTSQGVAISPVQAAKCIEETLRTQIFMQGVKLAIEERLKATTDDIHVLYAGTGPYGTLLIPYLGLATNSRIKVTLIDIHPENISAIKKLVKHFSITQNIVAITCDDATCWQAPPSQQFDIIISETMTALLKREPQVFIFSHLYQYLHNSGTLIPQNISLKAWLTPFKSLMSAEANTTDDILLKEFYCLNIDEARRLNAGDASSFKGNMLIPNGVDTNYRLKLTTDIQVYKHHKLTENQCSLNIPLIFLPHDAQLRGGEAIHYEYITPNNADFIFTFPIKNTIKTMNELARFTDLNNLGLPGVKRMFEHAQAAKSGHPFSIADDEWALWTELLDSLTLPYHETTAALYQSQRIEEFEHWLVTNSNLKSL